In Paenibacillus larvae subsp. larvae, the following proteins share a genomic window:
- a CDS encoding lipoate--protein ligase family protein has translation METWRFVHTGNRIPAENMAIDEAILTAHSEGKVPPTARFYGWKPATLSIGYFQKAEKEIHFDRVREENIGFVRRPTGGRAVLHDQELTYSLIVSEKHPGIPASVTEAYRVLSEGLLLGFRKLGLAAEMVNLATEEEKQKYTSLGSAACFDSPSWYELVVEGRKVAGSAQVRNKGVVLQHGSILLELDADLLFSLLKFSNERIRERMKQSFLQKAVAINDIMRSLGRKEVNLSDVELAFKEGVREGLQVELQDSGLTPYEEELAAKLVKEKYGTEEWNKRR, from the coding sequence ATGGAGACTTGGAGATTTGTACATACAGGAAACCGTATACCAGCAGAAAATATGGCTATAGATGAAGCAATTCTAACAGCCCACAGTGAAGGGAAGGTTCCGCCGACTGCACGTTTTTATGGCTGGAAACCCGCGACACTTTCTATTGGCTATTTTCAGAAAGCGGAGAAGGAGATTCATTTTGACAGAGTCCGCGAGGAGAACATTGGTTTCGTTCGCCGTCCGACAGGCGGGCGGGCTGTTCTTCATGATCAGGAATTGACCTATAGTCTGATCGTTTCGGAAAAGCATCCGGGTATACCGGCAAGTGTGACAGAGGCTTATCGGGTCCTTAGCGAAGGATTGCTGCTCGGATTCCGCAAGCTGGGTCTGGCTGCAGAAATGGTTAATCTGGCTACGGAGGAGGAAAAACAAAAATATACCTCTTTAGGTTCCGCTGCCTGTTTCGATTCTCCTTCCTGGTACGAACTTGTCGTGGAAGGACGTAAAGTAGCGGGCAGCGCCCAGGTGCGCAACAAGGGGGTAGTGCTTCAACACGGTTCTATTTTGCTTGAGCTGGATGCCGACCTGCTGTTCAGCCTCCTGAAGTTTTCAAATGAGCGCATCCGGGAACGTATGAAACAAAGCTTTCTGCAAAAAGCTGTGGCCATTAACGATATTATGCGCAGTCTGGGTCGCAAAGAAGTGAATCTTTCCGATGTGGAACTGGCTTTTAAAGAGGGGGTTCGGGAAGGCCTGCAAGTGGAACTTCAGGATAGCGGGCTTACTCCTTACGAAGAAGAACTGGCTGCTAAACTGGTAAAGGAAAAGTATGGAACTGAGGAATGGAACAAACGGAGATAA
- a CDS encoding DEAD/DEAH box helicase yields MQQTKNQEHIVPVHDQLHIHFDRSWFEEWETRYVRNGPWDDWTMFQLAYEAEKAELVHSFEDLQCLSHLKGVEPMQHQIDTAKKVLMEMRGRAILADEVGLGKTIEAGLILKEYMIRGLVRKVLILVPASLVLQWVRELNQKFGIPAAAQKKAYMWEQVDVIVASMDTAKREPHREIVLKQEYDMLIVDEAHKLKNKKTSNYIFINELRKKYCLLLTATPVQNDLKELYNLITLLKPGQLGGQGNFQANFVLGKRVPKNEGILQQELSKVMIRNRRSDGNLAFTKRIVQNIPLRLSPEEQALYDGVTGFVRSRYEESKGDIGSMLSLVTLQREVCSSRDAVFITLVNLFKKTEEDSPVRSKIWELVELIRSIESNTKAEKVMELIRNIQEKVIIFTEYRASQEYLLKYLKDRGITAVPYRGGMNRGKKDWMMDLFRNRAQVLVATEAGGEGINLQFCHHIINFDLPWNPMRVEQRIGRVHRLGQTNDVKIYNLSTQGTIEEHILNLLHEKINMFEAVIGELDTILERIEKANSLESSLFKLAMEAKSDDDLRHRIGQLGDTFHSARQEIEEKSKKNEHLHGLLHRIGKPLSPANNKRTT; encoded by the coding sequence ATGCAGCAAACGAAGAACCAGGAACACATCGTACCCGTGCATGATCAGCTTCACATTCATTTTGACCGCAGCTGGTTCGAGGAGTGGGAGACAAGGTATGTCCGTAATGGCCCCTGGGATGATTGGACGATGTTTCAACTGGCCTACGAAGCCGAAAAAGCTGAGCTTGTCCATAGCTTTGAAGATTTACAGTGCCTGAGCCATCTGAAAGGTGTCGAACCGATGCAGCACCAGATCGATACGGCCAAAAAAGTTCTCATGGAGATGCGGGGCCGGGCTATATTGGCGGATGAAGTAGGTCTTGGTAAGACAATTGAGGCCGGGCTTATTTTAAAAGAATATATGATCCGGGGTCTGGTGCGAAAAGTGTTGATTCTGGTTCCCGCTTCCCTTGTGCTTCAGTGGGTCCGGGAGTTGAACCAAAAATTCGGCATTCCCGCAGCCGCTCAGAAAAAAGCCTATATGTGGGAACAGGTGGATGTTATTGTAGCCTCCATGGATACGGCCAAAAGAGAACCTCACCGGGAAATCGTGCTGAAGCAGGAATACGATATGCTGATTGTAGATGAGGCACATAAGCTGAAAAACAAAAAAACGAGCAATTACATTTTTATCAACGAACTGAGAAAAAAATACTGTCTGCTGCTGACTGCAACACCCGTACAGAACGATCTGAAAGAATTGTATAACCTGATCACCCTGCTTAAACCCGGCCAGCTCGGCGGACAAGGGAATTTTCAGGCCAACTTTGTTCTCGGCAAGCGGGTTCCCAAAAATGAAGGTATTCTGCAGCAGGAATTATCCAAGGTCATGATCCGGAACCGGCGCAGTGACGGAAACTTGGCTTTTACAAAACGGATAGTACAGAATATCCCGCTTAGGCTCTCCCCCGAAGAACAAGCATTGTATGACGGAGTAACCGGCTTTGTCAGAAGCAGATATGAGGAAAGCAAGGGAGACATCGGCAGTATGCTGTCCCTGGTCACTCTCCAGCGGGAAGTATGCAGCTCCAGGGATGCCGTGTTCATCACCCTGGTGAATCTGTTCAAAAAGACAGAGGAGGACTCGCCCGTCCGGTCCAAAATCTGGGAACTGGTTGAACTGATCCGCAGTATTGAATCTAATACAAAAGCGGAAAAAGTGATGGAACTGATCCGGAACATCCAGGAAAAAGTCATCATATTCACCGAATACCGGGCCTCCCAGGAATATCTGCTCAAATATTTGAAAGACCGCGGTATCACAGCTGTCCCCTACAGGGGAGGAATGAACCGGGGCAAAAAAGACTGGATGATGGACTTGTTCCGCAACCGCGCCCAGGTCCTTGTAGCTACAGAAGCGGGGGGAGAAGGAATTAACCTGCAATTCTGCCACCATATAATCAATTTTGACCTGCCCTGGAACCCGATGAGAGTGGAACAGCGGATCGGCAGGGTACATCGTCTCGGCCAAACCAATGATGTCAAGATTTATAATCTGTCTACACAAGGTACCATTGAAGAGCATATTCTCAATTTGCTTCACGAAAAAATCAATATGTTTGAAGCCGTCATCGGAGAGCTGGATACCATTTTGGAGCGTATAGAGAAAGCAAATTCCCTGGAATCTTCCTTATTTAAATTGGCGATGGAGGCGAAGTCGGATGACGACTTGCGTCACCGGATTGGTCAGCTTGGAGATACCTTTCATTCCGCCCGGCAAGAAATAGAGGAAAAATCCAAAAAGAATGAACACCTTCATGGGTTACTTCACCGGATCGGCAAACCCTTATCTCCTGCAAATAATAAGAGGACAACATGA
- a CDS encoding YqhG family protein produces the protein MKTEQIEQFVMRYLESYNCQIIEKTREYVTVKLSPEADRELTGRPYYWSFVERTGVEPETMTYTWIFRRPDEAVSDKPGSAADIQAKFAPASPQIIRPAPHPPSSNAAKQPQGGAPGSYASDSILGRYFGFVPAAPIARVPTDEVTFGSRRLAQLFASAKNHGRYVRLFEEPGSRPVFGPPLLTYGTWFAMNFKVELVCDMKRSEIHSLGIHLTTGEIREQFYDYTLSKKLTPRLPENIHLTGEVITLSKATHSLEEYLQQKLMRYDHSWAKEANIRLQEELDRIHYYYNGLLLAAEMDKRSEISAQFAGRRQEIDWQYRPRIKVSVINCGLFHLRVFS, from the coding sequence ATGAAAACAGAACAAATCGAACAATTTGTGATGAGGTACCTGGAATCTTACAACTGTCAGATTATTGAAAAAACAAGGGAATATGTAACTGTAAAACTATCTCCCGAAGCAGACCGTGAACTGACAGGACGTCCCTACTACTGGAGTTTTGTGGAGCGGACAGGTGTCGAACCTGAAACTATGACCTATACCTGGATCTTTCGCCGTCCTGATGAGGCGGTTTCGGATAAACCGGGTTCCGCAGCGGATATCCAGGCCAAATTTGCTCCCGCCTCTCCACAGATAATCCGCCCTGCACCGCATCCTCCCTCTTCTAATGCAGCTAAGCAGCCGCAAGGGGGTGCACCTGGTTCTTACGCCAGTGACAGTATTCTGGGAAGGTATTTCGGTTTTGTTCCTGCCGCTCCGATTGCCAGAGTTCCTACAGACGAAGTGACATTTGGAAGCAGACGGCTGGCTCAGTTGTTCGCATCTGCCAAAAATCATGGCCGTTATGTCCGATTGTTTGAAGAACCCGGGAGCCGTCCTGTGTTTGGTCCTCCTCTGCTTACTTACGGAACCTGGTTCGCCATGAATTTTAAAGTCGAACTGGTTTGCGATATGAAGCGGAGTGAAATTCATTCCCTTGGAATTCATCTGACAACAGGAGAAATCAGGGAGCAATTCTATGACTATACGTTATCCAAAAAGCTGACTCCCCGCCTGCCGGAAAATATCCATCTTACGGGTGAAGTCATTACCCTGTCGAAAGCAACCCACTCTCTGGAAGAATATTTGCAGCAAAAATTGATGAGGTATGATCATTCCTGGGCCAAAGAAGCCAATATCCGGCTTCAGGAAGAATTAGACCGGATCCATTATTATTACAACGGTCTGCTTTTAGCGGCCGAAATGGACAAAAGAAGTGAAATCAGCGCACAATTTGCGGGCCGCAGACAGGAAATTGACTGGCAATACCGGCCCCGGATTAAAGTCTCCGTCATAAACTGCGGATTGTTTCATTTACGGGTATTTTCCTGA
- the dat gene encoding D-amino-acid transaminase has protein sequence MEASPILYLYNNHIVPEEEVAISPKDRGYYFGDGLYEVFRIYQGRLFEKESHLARLQRTAKDLRITTPVTLEELSGQLEQLTVENGTKTGILYIQITRGAAPRTHSFPSEGTKPVVMAYCQDMERPTEQLEQGVAAITGDDIRWLRCDLKTLNLLPNVLAKQAAADQEADEIIFHRSGIVTECSSNNVMMVKDGIVRTHPANHLILHGITRAVVLRLLHQQDIPVEEAPFTLKELGSADEVFITGTTSEVTPVTEIDGIPVGKGIPGPVTRKIQQAFEAAIN, from the coding sequence ATGGAGGCGAGTCCCATCCTTTATCTGTACAACAACCATATCGTGCCCGAAGAAGAAGTTGCCATCTCTCCGAAAGACCGGGGATATTATTTTGGCGACGGACTTTATGAGGTATTCCGGATTTACCAAGGCCGTTTATTTGAAAAAGAGTCCCATCTGGCAAGGCTGCAGAGGACAGCTAAAGATCTCCGCATTACGACCCCGGTCACGCTGGAGGAGCTTTCCGGCCAATTGGAGCAGCTGACAGTAGAGAACGGCACCAAAACCGGCATCTTGTATATTCAAATTACCAGGGGAGCAGCTCCCAGAACCCATAGCTTTCCTTCTGAAGGAACAAAGCCTGTTGTCATGGCTTACTGCCAGGATATGGAACGACCCACGGAACAGTTGGAACAAGGAGTAGCGGCTATAACGGGCGATGATATCAGATGGCTCCGATGTGACCTGAAAACTTTGAATCTGCTTCCCAATGTGCTGGCTAAGCAAGCGGCGGCTGACCAGGAAGCGGATGAAATTATTTTCCACCGCAGCGGCATCGTTACGGAGTGCAGTTCCAATAATGTGATGATGGTGAAGGACGGGATCGTCCGTACCCATCCCGCCAACCATCTAATTCTTCACGGCATCACAAGGGCAGTAGTACTGCGTCTGCTTCACCAGCAAGACATTCCTGTTGAAGAGGCTCCCTTTACATTAAAAGAGCTGGGCAGTGCTGATGAGGTATTCATAACCGGTACAACCAGTGAAGTAACGCCGGTTACAGAAATTGACGGCATTCCGGTCGGAAAGGGAATACCGGGTCCTGTCACCCGGAAAATTCAGCAGGCTTTTGAGGCAGCTATTAACTGA
- a CDS encoding DUF1572 family protein — protein MSDYAEVNLSGYLLQEWTHALQKTKRLGDQSMIQLEKDEDFQWSAHEESNSIATIVSHMAGNMESRWKDLLTSDGEKESRDRDAEFLPKAWSKGQVLEQWERGWAITYKALQVLQGKDLLKIIRIRNEPHTVVQAINRQLSHYSYHVGQIVYIAKLLKGQDWKSLSIPRNKDRT, from the coding sequence ATGTCTGATTATGCGGAAGTAAACTTAAGCGGCTATTTGCTTCAGGAATGGACACATGCCTTACAGAAAACAAAGCGCCTTGGAGATCAATCGATGATTCAGCTTGAAAAGGACGAGGACTTTCAATGGTCTGCACATGAGGAGTCCAATAGCATCGCTACGATTGTTTCCCATATGGCCGGGAATATGGAGTCGAGATGGAAAGATCTTCTGACCTCTGACGGGGAGAAAGAAAGCCGTGACCGGGACGCTGAATTTTTACCAAAGGCTTGGAGCAAAGGGCAAGTATTAGAACAATGGGAAAGAGGTTGGGCTATCACATACAAAGCGCTGCAGGTGCTTCAGGGAAAGGATCTTCTGAAAATAATCCGTATCCGGAACGAACCACATACCGTAGTACAGGCGATAAACCGGCAGCTCTCCCATTATTCTTATCATGTGGGCCAAATCGTATACATAGCGAAGCTGCTGAAGGGCCAAGACTGGAAAAGTCTCAGCATTCCCCGAAATAAGGACCGTACTTGA
- a CDS encoding YqzE family protein: MAVKGDDLVKYITERVITYIDTPRELRKEKRKQQKAQKEPWTTRWFGLLPLSISLWNRNRKDKRSRRVSRRHSTKHSLPSNKE, translated from the coding sequence ATGGCTGTTAAAGGGGATGATCTCGTCAAATATATAACCGAACGGGTAATAACCTATATCGATACTCCGAGAGAACTTCGTAAGGAAAAACGGAAACAGCAGAAAGCGCAAAAAGAACCATGGACAACGAGATGGTTCGGTTTACTTCCACTGTCGATTTCCCTATGGAACCGTAACAGGAAAGATAAGCGGTCCCGCCGTGTTTCCCGCCGTCATTCAACCAAGCATTCCCTTCCTTCAAATAAAGAGTAA
- a CDS encoding Bax inhibitor-1/YccA family protein yields the protein MEQTMTYSDKGSFSHILRTFSLSLLVSFLGMLVGAYFIPPKMVPIFIFIELGMLIAALFLRKKTGLGYGFLYTFTAVSGVTLYPVIMMYGAKIGANVVAGTFITTAVIFGSLALYAHRSKRDFFFLGGFLFAATIGLIIISLINLFLPIAAGGFNILWAGAGVLIFSGWVLYDVSQYREGVAVEDVPMAALNIYLDFINLFLYLLRLVAAIFGGRD from the coding sequence ATGGAACAAACAATGACGTACTCGGACAAAGGATCATTTTCTCATATTTTGAGAACTTTCTCCTTGTCCCTTCTGGTTTCGTTTTTGGGAATGCTGGTCGGGGCATACTTTATTCCCCCGAAGATGGTACCCATTTTTATTTTTATTGAACTTGGCATGTTGATTGCCGCTTTATTCCTTAGGAAAAAGACCGGACTTGGCTATGGCTTCCTGTATACCTTTACAGCTGTCTCAGGTGTGACCCTGTATCCGGTTATTATGATGTATGGGGCAAAAATCGGAGCTAACGTTGTAGCGGGTACATTTATCACCACTGCCGTCATTTTCGGTTCTCTGGCTTTGTATGCACACCGCTCGAAAAGAGATTTCTTCTTCCTGGGAGGCTTTCTGTTTGCTGCAACAATCGGATTAATCATTATCAGTCTGATTAATCTGTTTCTGCCAATTGCCGCAGGCGGGTTCAACATCCTTTGGGCTGGTGCAGGTGTCCTGATTTTCAGCGGCTGGGTTCTGTATGATGTTAGCCAGTACCGTGAGGGAGTAGCAGTAGAAGATGTTCCTATGGCTGCCCTTAACATCTATCTGGATTTCATTAACCTGTTCCTGTATCTGCTTCGTCTGGTCGCTGCTATCTTCGGTGGAAGAGACTAA